A region from the Rosa rugosa chromosome 6, drRosRugo1.1, whole genome shotgun sequence genome encodes:
- the LOC133714319 gene encoding mitochondrial uncoupling protein 1-like produces the protein MARLDLCCAKLLYNIKSLYVGNDFIGDVPLTKKILAALTTAALAITVANPTDLVKVRLQAEGKLPPGAPRRYSGALNAHSTILSQEGVGDLWTGIGPNIARNAIINAAELASYDQVKQTLLKIPGFKDNVVTHLFAGLGAGFFAVCIGSPVDVVKSRMMGDSSAYKNRIDCFVKTLKNDGPLAFYKGFIPNFGRLGSWNVIQSCF, from the exons ATGgctaggctagatctgtgttgtGCCAAACTATTGTACAAT ATTAAGTCCTTATATGTGGGCAATGACTTTATTGGAGATGTTCCTTTAACAAAGAAAATTCTTGCTGCATTAACTACAG CTGCTCTAGCAATCACAGTGGCAAATCCAACTGATCTTGTCAAAGTTAGACTTCAAGCTGAGGGAAAACTACCACCAGGCGCACCAAGGCGCTATTCTGGCGCGCTCAATGCGCATTCCACCATTTTGAGTCAG GAGGGAGTTGGTGATCTCTGGACTGGAATTGGACCTAACATTGCACGTAATGCTATCATTAATGCTGCTGAACTAGCCAGTTATGATCAAGTGAAGCAG ACGCTTTTGAAAATTCCCGGGTTTAAGGACAATGTTGTCACTCATCTTTTTGCTGGTCTGGGGGCAGGTTTTTTTGCCGTCTGCATTGGCTCACCAGTTGATGTG GTTAAGTCAAGAATGATGGGAGATTCTTCTGCTTACAAAAATAGGATCGATTGCTTCGTTAAAACTTTGAAGAATGAT GGACCTTTGGCCTTTTATAAGGGCTTCATCCCAAATTTTGGACGGCTAGGATCTTGGAATGTGATACAATCATGTTTCTAA
- the LOC133714315 gene encoding disease resistance protein RGA2-like, producing MAEFLTFGAQELLKKVASLAAQEFDLVWGFNGEITKLRESVLMLEAVLRDAEHPQQDQGEAVKLWMKKLEDIAQHADDVLDDNGYELLRRKVQLRNQMKKKVQDFFSLSNPIIFRVKMTQKIKKINTSLDELNKKAGVIGLVARRSVDATTSHGISIERETYSILKQDENNIIGRDDVAADIVQALTQSHHNLESDLPVLAIVGMGGLGKTTLAKLIYHESEISKHFEKKMWICVSTHFEVNSILRGILEYLKPEAAVKGIDAICNILQEELKGKRYLLILDDVWNEDGEKWNDLKNCLLRITDAQGSRIVVTTRSDKVAKTVETLPRCDLRKLSDDECWLILKNKAVPVGSVPILEDQERIGREIAKKCGGLPLVAKVLGNIMRSKTSNEWSSIMESEIWDLPEEEDRIMSILKLSFDELKFSSLKQCFAYCSKFIKDSVMEKDDLVQLWMAQGWLHPTKSNIEMEDRGNEYFNILSEKSLFEDVEEDFDGYTTCKMHDLVHDLAERVSNMTNCRSLFSKGEALGNTLPNFRSLRVLNLYKADIDKLPSSIGKLTHLRYLNVMKTNVKAFPKSIGQLYYLETFKMPYHVEEFPKMIADMINLRHVYFGKYAKVPVGVLGGLTNLRSLPVLKVGKETGPRIEELGGLSHLRGTLSIYNLEHVRDGEEAVNAKLVDKKHIRKLTLSWKLSRPSNNVDNEDDVLEGLRPHCNLEILKIQGFMGVKFPSWFLDASNLRKLELAGCNKCEGVPILGHLPNLIHVKMRNMQNLRCLGSEFYGYDQISGATTSDGRKTLFPALRSLHIENAENLIDWMEAGEVMLTAGKLRVFPHLEELTLERCKQLRSAPSHFPSLKKLEIRGVESGMPIASILSNKLTTLTDLEVVDVEGLTCLPEGTLRNNKSLKCLTIWSCPKLRYLSDGLLPLSLKELDISDCSSLESIPIIPEQGGLPSLRQLQIFRCPQLSSLPEGLQYCTSLQELFISECSQLSSLPDGLQYCTSLVDLYVRECPRVTSIPIDSLSTTLRSLCVKNPESLPILHGGFTSLRLLVIDGCQSTQIDLQFCQILVSLEELIISDCPNLETVPSLDKLTSLRELTIRDCSRLTCLPSGLAMASPHVFTRLKGLEIGRFWNELDSFPALQVLPQLKSLDLYGWPKLKSLPEQIQHLTSLTHLWIRSFEGVEAIPEWLGNLASLQYLCIFDCKNLMYLPSVQAMQRLTKLDSLRIIDCPLLSERCTAESGPEWPKISHIPQIHVEGQFIT from the exons ATGGCTGAATTTCTCACTTTTGGTGCTCAAGAATTGCTGAAGAAAGTGGCTTCACTGGCCGCTCAAGAGTTCGATCTTGTATGGGGATTCAATGGAGAAATAACAAAGCTGCGTGAGTCAGTGCTCATGCTTGAGGCTGTGCTACGAGATGCTGAACATCCGCAACAAGATCAGGGAGAGGCTGTGAAGCTTTGGATGAAGAAGCTTGAAGACATAGCTCAACATGCCGACGATGTGTTGGATGATAATGGATATGAGCTTCTCCGGCGTAAGGTGCAATTGCGAAACCAGATGAAGAAAAAGGTGCaagattttttttccctctccaATCCCATTATATTTCGTGTTAAAATGACACAGAAAATTAAGAAGATCAACACATCTTTGGATGAGTTGAATAAGAAGGCGGGTGTTATTGGCTTAGTTGCTAGACGATCCGTGGATGCAACAACTTCCCATGGTATAAGCATTGAGAGGGAAACCTACTCTATTTTAAAACAAGATGAAAACAATATCATTGGAAGGGACGATGTTGCGGCAGATATAGTTCAAGCCCTGACCCAATCACACCATAATCTGGAAAGTGATCTCCCGGTTTTGGCCATTGTGGGTATGGGAGGGCTTGGAAAGACAACTTTGGCTAAATTAATATATCATGAATCTGAGATAAGTAAGCACTTTGAGAaaaagatgtggatatgtgtatCTACCCATTTTGAAGTCAATTCAATTCTGAGAGGGATCCTGGAATATCTTAAACCAGAAGCTGCAGTGAAAGGTATAGATGCGATATGTAACATTCTTCAAGAAGAGTTGAAAGGAAAGAGATACCTTCTTATACTTGATGATGTATGGAATGAGGATGGTGAAAAATGGAACGATTTGAAGAATTGTTTGCTAAGAATTACCGATGCCCAAGGAAGCCGCATTGTTGTCACTACTCGCAGTGACAAAGTTGCAAAAACTGTGGAGACCCTTCCTAGGTGTGATTTGAGAAAACTATCAGATGATGAGTGTTGGCTTATATTGAAGAATAAAGCAGTTCCAGTCGGAAGTGTTCCTATACTTGAAGATCAAGAGAGAATTGGAAGGGAGATTGCCAAAAAGTGTGGAGGCCTACCATTAGTGGCAAAG GTATTAGGAAACATCATGCGCTCTAAAACGAGCAATGAATGGAGTTCAATTATGGAAAGTGAAATATGGGACTtgccggaagaagaagacagaatCATGTCAATCTTAAAGTTGAgttttgatgaattgaaattttcatCATTGAAACAATGTTTTGCATATTGCTCGAAATTCATCAAAGACTCTGTAATGGAAAAGGATGACTTGGTCCAACTTTGGATGGCTCAAGGATGGCTTCACCCCACCAAAAGTAATATTGAGATGGAGGATAGAGGGAACGAATATTTCAACATTTTATCAGAAAAATCCCTTTTTGAAGACGTTGAAGAGGATTTTGATGGTTATACAACATGCAAGATGCACGATCTTGTGCATGACCTTGCAGAACGAGTGTCAAACATGACAAACTGCCGCTCACTATTTTCCAAGGGAGAAGCACTTGGGAACACCTTGCCTAACTTTAGATCTTTGCGTGTGTTAAATTTATACAAGGCAGACATTGACAAGTTGCCGAGTTCAATTGGAAAGTTGACACACTTGAGGTATCTGAATGTTATGAAAACAAATGTGAAAGCATTTCCAAAATCTATTGGCCAACTTTATTACCTTGAGACGTTTAAAATGCCTTATCATGTTGAAGAGTTCCCAAAGATGATTGCTGATATGATCAACTTGAGACATGTTTATTTTGGTAAATATGCGAAAGTTCCGGTTGGGGTATTGGGAGGATTGACTAATCTCAGATCATTACCCGTTCTGAAGGTGGGTAAGGAGACTGGACCTAGAATTGAGGAACTGGGTGGGTTAAGCCATTTGAGAGGCACCTTATCTATCTATAATCTGGAGCATGTAAGAGACGGAGAAGAAGCAGTGAATGCAAAGTTAGTTGATAAGAAACATATACGCAAGTTAACTCTCTCCTGGAAGCTTAGTAGACCAAGCAACAATGTTGACAATGAGGATGATGTACTTGAAGGTCTGCGACCACATTGTAATTTGGAAATTTTGAAGATTCAGGGGTTTATGGGTGTTAAGTTTCCATCATGGTTTTTGGATGCCAGCAACTTGAGAAAACTTGAATTAGCAGGGTGCAACAAATGCGAAGGAGTCCCAATACTGGGCCATCTGCCAAATCTCATACATGTTAAGATGAGGAACATGCAGAACTTAAGGTGCTTGGGGTCTGAGTTCTATGGTTACGATCAGATTTCAGGTGCAACAACAAGTGACGGGAGAAAGACTTTGTTTCCTGCTTTGAGATCATTACATATTGAGAATGCCGAGAATCTAATAGATTGGATGGAAGCAGGGGAAGTGATGCTGACGGCAGGAAAATTAAGGGTGTTTCCTCACCTTGAGGAGCTGACCCTGGAGCGGTGTAAGCAATTGAGAAGTGCTCCCAGTCATTTTCCATCTCTCAAGAAGTTGGAGATAAGAGGAGTGGAAAGTGGTATGCCTATAGCCAGTATTTTAAGCAATAAACTGACTACTCTCACTGATCTTGAAGTTGTTGATGTCGAGGGACTTACTTGTCTTCCGGAAGGGACTTTAAGAAACAACAAGAGTCTTAAATGTTTGACTATTTGGAGCTGTCCTAAGTTGAGGTATTTATCTGATGGGCTACTCCCACTCTCTCTCAAGGAGTTGGACATAAGCGATTGCTCCAGTCTAGAGTCCATTCCAATCATCCCAGAGCAAGGCGGTCTCCCATCTCTGCGCCAATTGCAAATATTCAGGTGTCCTCAGTTATCCAGTTTACCTGAGGGGCTACAATACTGCACATCTCTTCAAGAATTGTTTATATCCGAGTGTTCTCAGTTATCCAGTTTACCTGATGGGCTACAATACTGCAcctctcttgttgatttgtacGTAAGAGAGTGCCCTAGGGTAACATCCATTCCAATTGACAGTCTCAGTACAACCCTCCGAAGCTTGTGTGTAAAGAATCCAGAGTCTCTTCCAATTTTACACGGCGGCTTCACATCCCTCCGTCTATTGGTAATCGACGGCTGTCAAAGTACACAAATTGATCTGCAATTTTGTCAAATCCTCGTCTCTCTTGAGGAGTTGATAATAAGTGATTGTCCTAATCTAGAGACTGTTCCAAGTTTAGACAAGCTCACATCCCTCCGTGAGTTGACGATTAGAGATTGTTCCCGATTGACATGTCTACCCAGTGGGTTAGCAATGGCATCCCCACACGTATTCACCCGTCTCAAGGGATTGGAAATTGGTCGGTTTTGGAATGAGCTGGATTCATTTCCGGCTCTTCAGGTTCTACCACAACTTAAATCATTAGATTTGTACGGGTGGCCGAAGCTCAAGTCTCTGCCTGAACAAATTCAACACTTGACGTCTTTGACCCATTTGTGGATACGATCCTTTGAGGGAGTGGAGGCGATTCCAGAATGGTTGGGAAACCTTGCATCTCTTCAGTACTTATGTATTTTCGATTGCAAGAATCTGATGTATCTACCTTCCGTCCAAGCTATGCAACGCCTCACCAAATTAGATTCGCTACGTATCATCGACTGTCCCCTTTTGAGCGAAAGATGCACCGCGGAGAGCGGCCCAGAGTGGCCTAAGATTTCTCATATTCCACAAATTCATG TTGAGGGACAGTTTATTACATAA